A window of the Flavobacterium sangjuense genome harbors these coding sequences:
- a CDS encoding M20/M25/M40 family metallo-hydrolase, which yields MRKNNTSIYSLLVLVALLFGIFFFMMPQSYDQTEAPLSEFSTKRALATVKEISKKPHFIGSKNHEVVANYLQKELQNLGLETSVQEGFTMTEKGTLVKSKNIVTTIKGSKNTKALLLLSHYDSAPHSYSKGASDDASGIAAILENVRAFLHNKTPHKNDIIILFTDAEELGLNGAALFVTEHKLSKEVGLVLNFEARGSSGPSYMLMETNDGNAKMVDAFKAGNVSYPVSNSLMYSIYKMLPNDTDLTVFRERGKIQGFNFAFIDSHFNYHTAQDKYENLDPKTLAHQGSYLFPLLNYFSNADLTDFNSADNKVYFNVPFSFVSYPFGWILPMLIVAFGLFLLFVFVGLGKRALRLDEIIKGFVPLLGSLVTAGVLTYVGWKLLLNFYPQYNDILHGFTYNGHDYIYAFVSLTLAICFLFYQNDGKRNPEMSQMVAPLFVWLLINLGIAFKLQGAGFLIIPVIASSLMLGFYVLTQKSGWILNCLLAIPTLIILVPFIQMFPIGLGLKILFGSAVLTVLSFTLLLPIFGSYVKKGIWAIFFILVSIGFFIKAHQTSDYTNEKAKPNSLVYILDADANKTNWATYDNNLDEWTKTYLGEKPKAATTLNSNKLYSKYGSQYTFMADAPLKNIQKPTIEFLRDTIKGNQHLYKIKITPNRGVNRYDVFVNNNSQINNLKANGVKPIDFKSNIASKTLGKLLTYYVVGNLPLELEFSISNSQKLDLDLVESSFDLLANPSIKMTRRKLGMIPTPFVLNDAVIIKQKLKPSPKTLVKTPAMRNYYERRDTLNVAVDSLKR from the coding sequence ATGAGAAAAAATAATACTTCGATTTATTCCCTATTAGTTCTTGTGGCATTGCTGTTCGGTATTTTCTTCTTTATGATGCCACAAAGTTATGACCAAACGGAAGCGCCGCTTTCGGAGTTTTCTACCAAAAGAGCTCTAGCAACCGTAAAAGAAATTTCGAAAAAACCTCATTTTATTGGTTCCAAAAACCACGAAGTTGTTGCCAATTATCTCCAAAAAGAATTACAAAATTTAGGTTTAGAAACCTCAGTTCAGGAAGGTTTTACTATGACCGAAAAAGGAACCTTGGTCAAATCAAAAAACATTGTTACTACAATAAAAGGTTCCAAAAACACCAAAGCATTACTATTGCTTTCGCATTATGATTCGGCGCCACATTCGTACTCCAAAGGCGCGAGTGATGACGCTTCGGGCATTGCTGCAATTTTGGAAAACGTTCGTGCTTTTCTACACAATAAAACGCCACACAAAAACGACATCATTATTCTTTTTACCGATGCTGAAGAATTGGGTTTGAATGGTGCAGCGCTTTTTGTCACAGAACATAAATTGTCCAAAGAAGTTGGTTTGGTTTTGAATTTTGAAGCGCGCGGAAGTTCCGGACCAAGTTATATGCTGATGGAAACCAATGACGGAAATGCCAAAATGGTTGATGCGTTCAAAGCAGGAAATGTGAGTTATCCTGTTTCGAATTCGTTGATGTACAGCATTTATAAAATGTTGCCAAACGATACCGATTTGACTGTTTTCAGAGAAAGGGGAAAAATTCAAGGGTTTAATTTCGCTTTTATCGACAGTCATTTTAATTATCACACGGCACAAGATAAATATGAAAATCTTGATCCGAAAACCTTGGCGCATCAGGGAAGTTATTTGTTTCCGTTGCTGAATTATTTTTCAAATGCTGATTTGACTGATTTTAATTCGGCCGATAACAAAGTCTATTTCAATGTGCCCTTTAGTTTTGTGAGTTATCCTTTTGGATGGATTTTACCAATGCTGATTGTAGCTTTTGGATTGTTTTTACTATTTGTTTTTGTTGGTTTGGGGAAACGTGCACTTCGTTTGGACGAAATCATAAAAGGATTTGTGCCGCTTTTAGGTTCACTTGTTACGGCAGGTGTATTGACTTATGTAGGTTGGAAATTGCTGTTGAATTTCTATCCGCAATACAACGACATTCTTCACGGATTTACCTATAATGGTCACGATTATATTTATGCTTTTGTGAGTTTGACATTAGCGATTTGCTTTTTGTTTTATCAAAATGACGGCAAACGAAATCCGGAAATGAGTCAAATGGTGGCGCCATTATTTGTTTGGCTGCTTATCAATCTTGGCATTGCTTTTAAACTTCAAGGCGCCGGATTTTTGATAATTCCGGTTATTGCCAGTTCGTTGATGTTAGGCTTTTATGTGCTTACGCAAAAATCGGGTTGGATATTGAATTGTCTTTTGGCTATTCCAACGCTGATAATTTTGGTGCCTTTTATTCAGATGTTTCCAATTGGTTTGGGATTAAAAATTTTGTTTGGAAGTGCAGTGCTGACAGTTTTAAGTTTTACTTTATTGTTACCCATTTTTGGTTCGTATGTCAAAAAAGGAATTTGGGCCATCTTCTTTATTTTAGTTTCAATTGGATTTTTTATCAAAGCGCATCAAACTTCGGATTATACCAATGAAAAAGCAAAGCCAAACAGTTTGGTCTACATTTTAGATGCTGATGCAAACAAAACGAATTGGGCAACCTATGACAACAATCTAGACGAATGGACAAAAACCTATTTGGGTGAAAAACCAAAAGCAGCGACCACTTTAAACTCGAATAAACTATATAGCAAATATGGTTCACAATATACTTTTATGGCTGACGCTCCACTGAAGAATATTCAGAAACCAACCATTGAATTTCTTCGTGATACCATTAAAGGAAATCAGCATCTGTACAAAATAAAAATCACGCCAAACCGAGGCGTAAATCGTTATGATGTTTTTGTAAACAACAATAGTCAAATCAATAATTTAAAAGCCAATGGTGTAAAACCGATTGATTTTAAAAGCAATATTGCTTCCAAAACTTTGGGCAAATTGTTAACCTATTATGTTGTGGGCAATCTTCCGTTAGAATTGGAATTCTCCATTTCAAATTCACAAAAACTGGATTTAGATTTAGTGGAAAGCTCGTTTGATTTATTGGCAAATCCTTCGATAAAAATGACTCGAAGAAAACTGGGAATGATTCCAACGCCTTTTGTTTTAAACGATGCCGTGATTATCAAACAGAAGCTAAAACCATCGCCAAAAACTCTGGTTAAAACTCCTGCTATGAGGAATTATTACGAACGAAGAGATACTTTGAATGTTGCAGTTGACAGCTTGAAACGATGA
- a CDS encoding ferritin: MLSKNIEAALNKQIRIEAESSQVYLSMACWAEIQGLEGVAQFMYTQSDEERMHMLKLVKYVNERGGHAIVTDLKAPKTSFGAMKEMFEELYNHELFVSDSINKLVHVTFEEKDYATHNFLQWYVAEQIEEEAQAKTILDKINLIGDDKGGLYLFDRDIQQIVVKSSIGITQ, translated from the coding sequence ATGTTATCAAAAAATATAGAAGCTGCATTAAACAAGCAAATCCGAATCGAAGCAGAATCTTCACAGGTTTATCTGTCAATGGCTTGCTGGGCAGAGATACAAGGTTTAGAAGGTGTTGCGCAATTTATGTATACCCAATCTGATGAAGAACGTATGCACATGTTAAAGTTGGTGAAGTATGTTAACGAACGCGGCGGACACGCAATAGTAACTGACTTGAAAGCGCCTAAAACTTCTTTCGGAGCTATGAAAGAAATGTTTGAAGAACTGTATAATCATGAATTATTTGTTTCAGACTCAATTAATAAATTGGTTCATGTGACTTTTGAAGAAAAAGATTATGCCACACACAACTTTTTACAATGGTATGTTGCTGAACAAATTGAAGAAGAAGCTCAGGCAAAAACCATTTTAGATAAAATTAATTTGATTGGAGATGACAAAGGCGGATTGTATTTATTTGATAGAGATATTCAACAAATAGTCGTTAAAAGCTCAATCGGAATTACCCAATAA
- a CDS encoding YraN family protein: MAEHNELGKLGEELAEGFLKQNGYTILETNWTFQKAEIDIIAQKDNIVAVVEVKTRSSIDFGLPQDFVKPKKIQLLVKAVNEYIVSNDLDAEVRFDIIAIYKEEGIYKIEHIEDAFFHF; the protein is encoded by the coding sequence ATGGCAGAACACAACGAATTAGGGAAGTTAGGTGAAGAATTGGCGGAGGGTTTTTTGAAACAAAATGGTTATACTATATTGGAAACCAATTGGACATTTCAAAAAGCAGAGATTGATATCATCGCTCAAAAAGATAACATAGTTGCCGTTGTTGAAGTCAAAACCCGTTCGAGTATTGACTTTGGTCTGCCTCAGGATTTTGTAAAACCAAAGAAAATCCAATTGTTAGTCAAAGCCGTAAATGAATACATAGTTTCTAATGATTTAGATGCCGAAGTACGCTTTGACATTATCGCAATATACAAGGAAGAAGGAATATACAAAATAGAACATATTGAGGATGCTTTCTTCCATTTTTGA
- a CDS encoding HAD family hydrolase, producing MNLKVIAFDADDTLFVNEPYFQETEQKFCALMSSYLSHHSLSQELFKTEIGNLDLYGYGIKGYTLSMIEAAMKISNNTLSIEVIGEIIELGKALLQRPIELLDGVEETLKALQGKYKLIVATKGDLKDQQRKLHDSGLGPYFHHIEVMADKQEVNYEKLLKRLEIESKEFFMIGNSLKSDVLPVLGIGGYAVHIPFHTTWEHEIISHKVNHPNFRTLDKISDVLEILL from the coding sequence ATGAATTTAAAAGTAATTGCCTTCGATGCTGACGATACCTTATTTGTCAATGAACCTTATTTCCAGGAAACAGAGCAAAAATTCTGCGCTTTGATGAGTAGTTATTTGTCACATCACAGTTTGTCACAGGAATTGTTTAAAACCGAAATTGGCAATCTGGACTTATATGGTTACGGTATTAAAGGCTATACATTGTCAATGATTGAAGCCGCAATGAAAATCTCTAACAACACTTTGTCTATTGAAGTTATTGGAGAAATTATTGAATTGGGGAAAGCATTATTACAAAGACCTATCGAACTTTTAGATGGCGTTGAAGAAACGCTGAAAGCACTTCAGGGGAAATACAAACTGATTGTGGCAACCAAAGGCGATTTGAAAGACCAACAAAGAAAACTTCACGACTCCGGACTTGGCCCTTACTTTCATCATATTGAAGTGATGGCCGATAAACAAGAAGTGAATTACGAGAAACTCTTGAAGCGATTGGAAATTGAGTCAAAAGAATTTTTTATGATTGGAAATTCATTGAAGTCGGATGTTTTGCCGGTATTAGGCATTGGTGGTTATGCTGTTCATATTCCGTTTCACACGACTTGGGAACACGAAATAATCAGTCATAAAGTAAATCATCCTAATTTTAGAACATTGGATAAAATATCGGATGTTTTGGAAATTTTACTCTAA
- a CDS encoding M12 family metallo-peptidase: MKKTLLVTVLFCLTNLVAQNKIAERVSELQSLKASFRPISVLSATQNTIDSDVNKVVSDATLATINVERINEIVANRYETIELEIPYQNLNIAVLLYKVNPFAEGFHVDTDKVKNISYQKGVYYRGIINGETNSVSAFNFFNGEFNGIISSSELGNLVVGKLDKVNNQTDYIVYSDAKMKVLNGFDCHTKDGDNATESSGDFNRDITSTKCVSMYFEVDNNLFVLNGNDITATTNWMTSVFNEVQTLYNNSGITVSLKSMYIWTTPDPYEGIGTSSGDYLNAFGNTTPVFDGDVGQLVGIDPEGLGGVASTINGICTQNNYSYSDVNFSYSSVPTFSWTVQVITHEFGHLLGSRHTHSCAWNGNNTAIDNCGPYALGSGSEGYSCMTTPATLPSGSVKGTIMSYCHLVSGVGISFNNGFGPQPTTVILNTVNNKSCLSTDCVTSCPNTVTNITTSNITSDSVQIAWTDIGSATSWQVSVRPVGSNSVWNTATTNSYTATGLNPNVYYNVRVRPLCAGLQPASREKIAATAAVNYCLDTPFTDTGGTTGNYTDMQSWTRTMTPYNPGLKLRVTFASFELEENWDFLFIYNGPDVSSEDLTLGGLTGSIDAGTFDSTAADGSLTFKFTSDQNTVAAGWDATITCTGTLGEVSNNFLDYSYYPNPTTGKVTISSKDSISEVTVYNVQGQLLYNQKMNELITNVDISKFATGTYFFKLKIKDKEANFKVLKN; the protein is encoded by the coding sequence ATGAAAAAAACCTTACTAGTAACCGTCTTATTTTGTTTAACCAATTTGGTAGCGCAAAATAAAATTGCCGAAAGAGTATCTGAATTACAGAGCTTAAAGGCCAGCTTCAGACCAATTTCTGTTTTGTCTGCAACTCAAAACACTATTGACAGCGATGTAAACAAAGTTGTTTCTGACGCCACTTTAGCAACAATAAATGTTGAAAGAATCAATGAAATTGTTGCCAACCGATATGAAACTATTGAATTAGAAATACCATATCAAAACCTGAATATTGCTGTGCTTTTGTATAAAGTAAATCCATTTGCAGAAGGTTTTCATGTCGATACGGATAAAGTAAAAAACATCAGCTATCAAAAAGGAGTTTACTACCGCGGAATCATAAATGGAGAAACGAATTCGGTTTCGGCATTCAACTTTTTTAATGGAGAATTCAACGGAATCATTTCCAGTTCTGAATTAGGAAACCTTGTTGTTGGAAAGTTAGATAAAGTAAACAATCAAACAGATTATATTGTTTATTCTGATGCTAAAATGAAAGTGTTAAATGGCTTTGATTGTCATACAAAAGATGGAGATAACGCGACTGAAAGTAGTGGTGACTTTAACAGAGACATCACTAGTACCAAATGTGTTTCAATGTATTTTGAAGTTGATAATAATTTGTTTGTCCTAAACGGAAATGACATCACTGCTACAACCAACTGGATGACATCCGTTTTTAATGAGGTTCAAACATTATACAACAATAGCGGAATTACAGTTAGTTTAAAGTCAATGTATATTTGGACAACTCCTGATCCTTATGAAGGAATCGGAACAAGTTCGGGAGATTATTTGAATGCTTTTGGAAATACTACTCCGGTATTTGATGGCGATGTTGGTCAATTAGTCGGGATTGACCCTGAAGGACTAGGCGGTGTTGCCTCCACCATAAATGGAATTTGTACTCAAAATAATTATAGTTATTCCGATGTCAATTTTAGTTATAGTTCTGTCCCAACCTTTTCTTGGACTGTTCAGGTTATCACACATGAATTTGGACACCTTTTAGGCTCAAGACATACGCATTCCTGCGCATGGAACGGAAATAATACCGCAATAGATAATTGCGGTCCTTATGCTTTAGGTTCTGGCTCTGAAGGGTATTCTTGTATGACCACACCAGCAACTTTACCATCAGGATCAGTAAAAGGGACAATAATGAGTTATTGCCATTTAGTATCTGGAGTAGGGATAAGCTTTAATAATGGTTTTGGCCCACAACCAACAACAGTAATTTTAAATACTGTTAATAACAAGTCATGTTTAAGTACAGACTGTGTAACCAGCTGCCCAAATACGGTTACCAATATAACCACGTCAAATATTACTTCAGATTCTGTACAAATAGCATGGACAGATATTGGTTCTGCAACTTCCTGGCAAGTTTCGGTTAGACCAGTTGGATCAAATTCTGTTTGGAATACGGCTACAACCAATTCATATACAGCAACGGGGTTAAATCCAAATGTTTATTATAATGTAAGAGTTAGACCTTTATGTGCCGGTTTACAGCCAGCTTCAAGGGAGAAAATAGCTGCCACTGCCGCAGTTAATTACTGTTTAGACACGCCGTTTACAGATACAGGTGGCACAACCGGAAATTATACCGATATGCAGTCCTGGACAAGAACCATGACACCATATAATCCAGGGTTAAAACTAAGGGTTACTTTCGCAAGTTTCGAGCTTGAAGAAAATTGGGACTTTTTATTCATCTATAATGGTCCGGATGTCTCTTCGGAAGATTTAACATTAGGTGGTTTAACAGGAAGTATAGATGCGGGAACTTTTGATTCAACAGCTGCCGATGGTTCATTGACTTTTAAGTTTACTTCTGATCAAAATACTGTTGCTGCCGGATGGGATGCTACTATAACATGCACAGGAACCTTAGGTGAAGTAAGCAATAATTTCTTAGATTATAGTTATTATCCAAATCCAACTACCGGAAAAGTAACCATTAGTTCTAAAGATTCCATTTCCGAAGTTACCGTTTATAATGTTCAGGGACAATTGTTATATAACCAAAAGATGAATGAGTTAATTACCAATGTTGACATCTCTAAATTTGCAACAGGAACGTATTTCTTTAAATTGAAAATTAAAGATAAAGAAGCTAATTTTAAAGTATTGAAGAATTAA
- a CDS encoding single-stranded DNA-binding protein, with translation MNAMKNKVQLIGHVGQEPEIKAFDGGKKVANITIATNEYYTNDKGEKVEETQWHRVSAWGKVADIIEKYVTKGKEIAIEGKLTHRSYDDKEGNKKYVTEVVANDILLLGK, from the coding sequence ATGAATGCAATGAAAAACAAAGTACAGTTAATCGGTCACGTAGGACAAGAACCAGAAATCAAAGCCTTTGACGGAGGAAAAAAAGTAGCCAACATCACCATCGCTACTAATGAGTATTACACCAATGACAAAGGTGAAAAAGTAGAAGAAACCCAATGGCACAGAGTATCAGCCTGGGGCAAAGTAGCTGACATCATCGAAAAGTATGTAACCAAAGGAAAAGAAATCGCCATCGAAGGAAAACTTACACACAGAAGTTATGACGACAAAGAAGGAAACAAAAAATATGTTACAGAAGTAGTTGCCAATGACATTCTTTTGTTGGGGAAATAG
- a CDS encoding S66 peptidase family protein: MITPPYLQKGDTVAIVSTARKNIDDNLKPTIDLLQGWGLNVKIGNTIGLDYYQLAGTEEQRAADFQEQMDNPNIKAIWCVRGGYGTVKIIDKLDFTKFKQNPKWIIGFSDVTVLHSHLNRMGIESLHATMPVAIPRATDEAKNSLCAALFGDKLQYTLDCDALNHNGKAKGELVGGNLSILYSLLGSESAIDCNDKILFIEDLDEYLYHVDRMMMNLKRNGCLSSLKGIIVGAMTEMKDNDIPWGRNALEIIEDTVKGLDIPIIYNFPAGHIRDNRALIFGRQVSMEVNAKESKVIFD, encoded by the coding sequence ATGATTACACCACCTTACCTGCAAAAAGGCGACACCGTTGCCATCGTTTCTACCGCAAGAAAAAATATTGATGACAATTTAAAACCAACTATAGATTTACTTCAAGGCTGGGGATTAAATGTAAAAATCGGAAATACCATTGGTTTAGATTATTACCAATTAGCCGGAACAGAAGAACAGCGTGCGGCAGATTTTCAGGAGCAAATGGACAATCCAAACATCAAAGCGATTTGGTGTGTTCGTGGCGGTTATGGAACGGTAAAAATTATCGACAAATTGGATTTTACCAAATTCAAACAAAACCCAAAATGGATAATTGGTTTTAGCGATGTCACTGTTTTGCATAGTCATTTGAACCGAATGGGAATTGAATCCTTACACGCAACGATGCCGGTTGCCATTCCGAGAGCGACGGATGAAGCTAAAAATTCTTTGTGCGCCGCTTTGTTTGGAGACAAATTGCAATACACTTTAGATTGTGACGCCTTGAATCATAATGGTAAAGCCAAAGGTGAATTGGTTGGTGGAAATCTATCTATTTTATACAGCTTATTAGGTTCTGAATCGGCAATTGATTGCAACGATAAAATATTGTTTATTGAAGATTTGGATGAATATTTATACCATGTTGACCGAATGATGATGAACCTGAAACGCAACGGCTGTTTGAGTAGTTTGAAAGGAATTATTGTTGGTGCCATGACCGAAATGAAAGACAACGATATTCCGTGGGGAAGAAATGCGCTGGAAATTATTGAAGATACTGTTAAAGGATTAGACATACCAATCATTTACAATTTCCCGGCTGGACATATCAGAGACAATCGCGCCTTGATTTTTGGAAGGCAGGTTTCTATGGAAGTCAATGCTAAAGAAAGCAAAGTGATATTTGATTGA
- the metG gene encoding methionine--tRNA ligase, giving the protein MLENPKRYTITAALPYTNGPIHIGHLAGVYVPSDIYARYLRLQGKDVAFICGSDEHGVAISMKAKKEGITPQQVIDKYHGIIRQSFIDFGISFDNYSRTSSKIHHDTAQEFFRKLYDNGDFIEEVTEQLYDAKADQFLADRFVTGTCPKCDNPEAYGDQCERCGSTLNATDLINPKSTITGDTPILKSTKHWFLPLDRYQDFLQKWILQDHAKDWKVNVLGQVKSWLDDGLKPRAVTRDLDWGIDVPVEGAEGKKLYVWFDAPIGYISSTKEWAAREGKNWEDYWKKDDTKLIHFIGKDNIVFHCIIFPAMLKAEGTYVLPDNVPANEFLNLEGNKLSTSKNWAVWLHEYLQDFPEKQDVLRYALTANAPETKDNDFTWKDFQARNNNELAAVFGNFINRVVVLTNKYYTGIIPTPNEFNEVDTQTLAELKAYPSVISSSIERYRFREAQGELMNVARLGNKYLADEEPWKMVKTNPERVQTQMYVALQIAAALQVLCEPFLPFTANKLATILNSKNLSWSSVSETSDLLPAGHQIGEAQILFAQIEDAEIQKQIDKLEATKTSNAMENKATEPQKPTATFDDFAKLDLRVGTIVEAEKMPKANKLLVLKVDTGLDVRTIVSGIAEHFSPEEVIGKRVTVLINLAPRALRGVESKGMILMTNNAEGKLVFVNPDADGVDNGALIS; this is encoded by the coding sequence ATGTTAGAAAATCCAAAAAGATATACCATCACAGCCGCGTTGCCTTATACCAACGGTCCAATTCATATTGGGCATTTGGCGGGCGTTTATGTGCCATCCGATATATATGCCCGTTATTTAAGATTGCAGGGGAAAGATGTTGCCTTCATCTGTGGAAGCGATGAACACGGCGTTGCCATTTCAATGAAAGCCAAAAAAGAAGGCATTACACCACAACAGGTTATTGACAAATACCACGGAATTATTCGTCAGTCGTTTATCGATTTCGGAATTTCATTTGATAATTATTCGAGAACATCTTCCAAAATTCATCACGATACGGCTCAGGAATTTTTTAGAAAATTATATGATAATGGCGATTTCATTGAAGAAGTTACCGAACAATTGTATGATGCCAAAGCTGATCAGTTTTTGGCCGACAGATTCGTAACCGGAACTTGTCCGAAATGTGACAACCCTGAAGCTTATGGAGATCAATGCGAACGTTGTGGCTCCACTTTGAATGCAACGGATTTGATTAATCCAAAATCAACAATTACAGGTGATACGCCAATTTTAAAATCAACAAAACACTGGTTTTTGCCATTAGACAGATACCAAGATTTTTTACAAAAGTGGATTTTACAAGACCATGCAAAAGACTGGAAAGTAAATGTTTTGGGGCAAGTGAAATCTTGGTTAGACGATGGATTAAAACCTCGTGCGGTAACCCGTGATTTGGATTGGGGTATTGACGTTCCGGTTGAAGGTGCGGAAGGGAAAAAATTATACGTTTGGTTCGATGCGCCAATTGGTTATATTTCTTCGACCAAAGAATGGGCAGCAAGAGAAGGAAAAAATTGGGAAGATTACTGGAAAAAAGACGATACAAAACTGATTCACTTCATTGGGAAAGACAATATTGTTTTTCACTGTATCATTTTCCCGGCGATGTTAAAAGCGGAAGGAACTTATGTTTTACCTGATAACGTTCCGGCAAATGAATTTTTGAATTTGGAAGGAAACAAACTTTCGACTTCAAAAAACTGGGCAGTTTGGCTGCATGAATATTTGCAGGATTTCCCGGAGAAGCAAGATGTTTTGCGTTACGCTTTGACAGCAAATGCGCCGGAAACAAAAGACAACGACTTTACCTGGAAAGATTTTCAGGCAAGAAATAATAACGAACTGGCAGCAGTTTTTGGAAATTTCATAAATCGTGTGGTGGTTTTAACCAATAAATATTACACCGGAATCATTCCAACGCCTAATGAATTTAATGAAGTTGACACCCAAACCTTAGCCGAATTAAAGGCTTATCCTTCTGTGATTTCTTCTTCGATTGAAAGATATAGATTTAGAGAAGCGCAAGGCGAATTAATGAATGTGGCTCGTTTGGGGAATAAATATTTAGCCGACGAAGAACCGTGGAAAATGGTAAAAACCAATCCGGAACGAGTACAAACACAAATGTATGTGGCACTTCAGATTGCAGCTGCATTACAGGTTTTATGTGAACCTTTTTTACCGTTTACTGCAAACAAATTAGCAACCATTTTGAATAGTAAAAATCTAAGTTGGAGTTCGGTTTCAGAAACATCTGATTTACTTCCTGCCGGACATCAAATTGGTGAAGCGCAAATTTTATTTGCCCAAATTGAAGATGCCGAAATTCAAAAACAAATAGACAAACTAGAAGCTACCAAAACATCAAACGCGATGGAAAATAAAGCAACCGAACCTCAAAAACCAACAGCAACATTTGACGATTTTGCCAAATTAGATTTGCGCGTTGGAACCATAGTTGAAGCCGAAAAAATGCCAAAAGCCAACAAGCTTTTAGTATTGAAAGTAGATACCGGTTTAGATGTTAGAACCATCGTTTCGGGAATTGCAGAACATTTTTCGCCTGAAGAAGTAATTGGAAAACGCGTTACGGTTTTAATCAATTTGGCTCCAAGAGCCTTGCGTGGTGTAGAAAGTAAAGGCATGATTTTGATGACCAATAATGCTGAAGGCAAATTAGTTTTTGTAAATCCGGATGCTGACGGTGTTGATAATGGTGCTTTGATTAGCTAA